The DNA region ttttggtTCGGCCTCTGGAAGGGGCAAGCTGCTTCATCACAGTCTTCCAGTCACCATCATGGTCCTCGCCAAGTCCTTCGTCCTCAGCTTACTGGCCCTtaccgctgccgccgcccccaGCGGCCCAGGTGGAAAGGGTCCTCACAAGGGCAAGACGCCCAAGGGTTTTGTTACCGTGCAAGACGGAAAGTTCAAGCTCGACGGCAAGGACTTTTACTTTGCCGGTAGCAATGCGTACTACTTCCCCTTTAATGGCGTatgtcatcaccatccattCCAGTCACGATCAATTAATATATGCTAACAACAATCAGGACCAATCCGATGTCGAAAAGGGGTTGACCGCCGCCAAGAAGGCAGGTCTCACCGTCTTCCGCACCTGGGGATTCAACGACAAGAACAGCACATATATCCCGGGTGGTCTTCCACAGTatggtggtgaaggcgcTGGGCCTTCCGAGGTGGTCTTCCAGTGGTTCCACCCCaacggcacctccaccatcaacgTGGCCGGCTTCGACAAGGTTGTCAAGGCCGCTGACAAGGTCGGAACCAAGCTGTTGGTTGCCCTGACAAACAACTGGGCGGATTACGGAGGCATGGACGTCTACACTGTCAACCTGGGTGGAAAGTATCACGATGATGTATGTACCTTACTCAGAgctgcccttcttctcacaTGGTGGTGTGATCACTGACAGTGAACAGTTCTACACAGTtcccaagatcaagaacgCCTACAAACGCTACGTCAGGGAGATGGTCCTTCGCTACAAGgactcccccaccatctttGGCTGGGAGCTCGCCAACGAGCCTCGTTGCGGTGCTGACGGCACTCGCAACCTTCCTCGTAGCCCGAACTGCAACCCGGCCGTCATGGGCGCTTGGGTCAAGGAGATGAGCGCCTACATCAAGTCGCTCgatccccaccatctcgtcacctggggcggagagggtgaaTTCAACCTGCCCCAGGGTTCTGATGACTGGGCCTACGCTGGCGGGAACGGCGGTGACTTTGACCACGAGATCGCCATCGACACAATTGACTTCGGTGTGTTCCATTCGTACCCGGACTGGTGGTCAAAGACTGTGGAATGGACACAGCAGTGGATCCGGGACCACGCCGCGGCTGGTcgcaaggccaagaagcctGTTGTCCACGAGGAGTACGGCTGGATGACGCCCGAGGCCAGACTCGAGTACCTCGGAAAGACACACAACTCTACCCGTCTGGAGGTAATTGGCAGCTGGCAAAAgatcgaggtggaggagaagctggcggGAACCATGTACTGGCAGTTTGGGTACGGTGGTTACTCATATGGGCGCAACCACAATGACGGCTTCACCATTTATTTGGAGGAccccgaggccaaggagctgGTGTATGGTCATGCCAAGGCTATggacaagctcaacaagaagaagggtggtAGATAGAGAGGGAGCAGCACCCCCAATATCTTGATATCGGTTAGCATCCCACATGCATGTATAATAGAAGGTTGTCAGGGAAAATCAAAAGCTTGATTGCGCACTTGATTGACTTGGGGTGATTGTGTGGAGATAAGCATCAGTGCCGACTTGGCAATGTAGGGAGTATAAGGGCCAAGGCGGAAAAAGCCGGTGTCGTGAAGCTTCGCCCACTCCTGTTGAGATCTTCTTCAGCCGTGGGATGCAGGGAGGATCTGAACGGGGCCATGAGACGCTGATCGTGGGTCTTGTGCATCAGTTGCCGTTTTAAGAATGGCCGAGTCTTGTGATGGTTTTTCCATGTTATGAGGGTCCACCTTCGAAAGAGAGGTAGGTAGTGACGGAAAACGAATATCTGAAAGTTGTACGACTACATACGAAACCAGATCACCTTTCCACATGATGCCCACGTCAATTTGTCTATCTTTTCATCACAGGCCATGTCTCAACCCAGGACACGAATACAGAGGGTTGCTTGCATTTTATTCTGGTTTCTACACATCTTTTGAGGCCGCCCCCTTTTGATTCACCTAga from Podospora pseudocomata strain CBS 415.72m chromosome 3, whole genome shotgun sequence includes:
- a CDS encoding hypothetical protein (CAZy:GH5; COG:G; EggNog:ENOG503NZHB), whose product is MVLAKSFVLSLLALTAAAAPSGPGGKGPHKGKTPKGFVTVQDGKFKLDGKDFYFAGSNAYYFPFNGDQSDVEKGLTAAKKAGLTVFRTWGFNDKNSTYIPGGLPQYGGEGAGPSEVVFQWFHPNGTSTINVAGFDKVVKAADKVGTKLLVALTNNWADYGGMDVYTVNLGGKYHDDFYTVPKIKNAYKRYVREMVLRYKDSPTIFGWELANEPRCGADGTRNLPRSPNCNPAVMGAWVKEMSAYIKSLDPHHLVTWGGEGEFNLPQGSDDWAYAGGNGGDFDHEIAIDTIDFGVFHSYPDWWSKTVEWTQQWIRDHAAAGRKAKKPVVHEEYGWMTPEARLEYLGKTHNSTRLEVIGSWQKIEVEEKLAGTMYWQFGYGGYSYGRNHNDGFTIYLEDPEAKELVYGHAKAMDKLNKKKGGR